The genomic segment TTCTCTTCCATCTGCCAGGAGCGCCCCTTGTTGAATCCCTTGTAGGGTTTGGTGGTGTTCTGCGCCCAGATGATAGCGGTGTTGGTGGCAAAGCCTGTGAAGTTGTTTTGCAGCATCTCCTTCAGTCCTTGTCCGCCACCCATCAGGGCGATGAGCATAAACACGCCCCAGAACACGCCGAAGCCCGTAAGCAGACTGCGGCTCTTGTTCCTCGTGATGGTGTCGAGAATCTCTTTATATGTATCTAAATCTAATCGCATAGCCTATTCTATATATATAATAAGGTGTAAGCAAGAATGAATTCAACATTTAACACTTAACATTCAACATTTTGCATTACTCCGCTCTCAGCGCTTCTATCGGTCGGATTCTTGCAGCCTTGATGGCTGGGATGAGTCCGGCGATGGTGCCTGCGATGACGATGGTGATGGTGGCGCCGATACAGGTGCCGATGCCCACCGTAGGGTTCACAAACATGGCGGCTTTAAACAGTCCGGTATCTACGGTGGTGTGACCGATGGTTGCATCCATGATTTCGTTTGCCGCCACACCGCAGACCATTCCGATGTAGCCGAAAAACGAGGTGATGATGATGCTCTCGGTAATGATGAGCTTCAGTATCGACCAAGGCTTGGCTCCGATGGCTTTTCTTACGCCAAACTCTCGGGTTCGCTCCTTCACGGTGATGAGCATGATGTTGCTTACGCCCACGATTCCGCTCAGCAGGGTGAACAGACCTACTATCCAGAGTGCCGTCTGCATGATGGCGATTCCCTGGTTCATTTGGATGTTGTCCATGTATCGGTTCCATAGCCAGATGGTACGGTCGTCATCAGGTGCAGCCTGATGGTTGTTGTTGATGCTGGCGCGGTAGTTCTTTTCAAACTGCTTATTGTCCTCCCTGGTCTTCAGGTTCTTGATGGTGAACTCCAGACTTCCCGCATCATCGCCCTTGGCGTAGATGGTCTTTATGGTGGAGTAGGCGATGAAGGCTTCGGTATTATTGCGCGATTCATCATCCTTGTAGATTCCCACCACCTGGAAGTTGAGGTTGCTGATCTTTACGTTCTTGCCCACCAGCGAATGGTAGTCTTTGCAGAGTTCCTTGGCCTGGCTTCGGCTCAGCACCACATTCTTGCGCTGCTCCTTCATATCGATTTCGTTGATGAATCGTCCGGCAATCAGCTCCGTCTTGTCGATTTTGGGATGTGTAGGAGCCACACCCACCAATGACTGGCTTGCCACATAATTATCGCCATAGTTGATGTTCACGTTATACTGTTCCAGTCTTCCGCCCACATCATCTACGTATTGACCATAGGTCTTGTTGCTGATGAGGATATCCTTGTCGTTGAGCGTGATGCTTCTTCCTTCTTTCAGTCCCTTGTAAGCCTTGGAGGTTTCGCCCGGGAATACTCGCATGGAGTTGGCTAGGAATCGGGTGCTTTGCTGCAACTGGGCATTAATCAGTCCGTTGCCGGCGCCCAGCAGGAATATCAGCATGAAGATTCCCCAGGCAACGGCAAATCCCGTGAGCGAAGTGCGGAGCTTGTTGCGCTTCGACGTGCTCCAAACCTCTGAGAGGAGTGAAGAGTGTAGAGTGAAGAGTGAAGAATTCATATGCATTGTGTATTGTTTTAAAAATTAATAACCCCGAAGAGATGTCAGAGAAAGACAATTGGATTCTTCACTCTTCACTCTTCGTTCTTCACTTACTTTACGTAGTCTTTCGATACGAGATGATGGTCTCTGTTGTCTTCGATGCTTCCGATGAGTCCGTCCTTGATATGGATAACCTTATCGGTCTCGTTGGCAACACCACTTTCGTGGGTTACCACCACGATAGTCATTCCCTCCTTCTGGTGCAGTTCCTTCAGCAGGTCCATCACTTCCACGCTCGTTTTGGAGTCGAGGGCTCCGGTAGGCTCATCGGCTAGGATGATTTCGGGTTTGGTGATGAGGGCACGGGCGATGGCTACACGCTGCTTCTGTCCTCCCGACATCTCGTTGGGATAATGGTTGGCCCATTGCTTCAAGCCCAGTTTGTCGAGATATTCCATTGCCAGTTCGTGGCGCTTCTTGCGGCTCACGCCCTGGTAGAAGAGTGGAAGCTCCACGTTTTCCACCGCCGTCTTGAACGAGATGAGGTTGAACGACTGGAAGATGAAGCCGATCATCTTGTTGCGGTATTCGGCAGCACGGGTTTCCGAGAGGTCTTTGATGAGCACATCATTGAGTCGGTATTCTCCCGTATCGTAGTTGTCGAGAATACCCAGTATATTTAATAAGGTGGATTTTCCCGAGCCGGAAGCACCCATGATGCTGACGAACTCGCCACGTTCGATGTCGAGGTCGATGCCCTTCAGTACATGGAGTGGCTGAGCACCCTGGTAGGTCTTGTTGACGCCTTTTAGATGAATTAATGACATGTTACTTTCGTTTTATGGATATCAATTTAAACCATTAGACGCTTGCAACTTTCAGAAAGTTGCAAGCGTAACTCTTTTTTTAAAACGTTATTACATACACCTTATTATATATAAGGCAAAAACAGAAGCTATAAATATATATTTGAGGATGAATAGTGTCATCATATCTTTATCTTTTTGAGATTCTTCTCCAACTCTTCCTTCACTTCATCGATGGAGATGTCGAGAAGCTGCATTTGTCGGGCGAGTTCCGGGAGTCTTTCTTTCATAAACTCCTTCTTGCGGGTCTTCTTAATCTGCTTCTTGGCTCCTGCGGAAACAAAGTAGCCTAGGCCTCGCTTGTTGTAGATAATCTCATCGGTGGCAAGCAGGTCGTATGCCTTCACGGTTGTGTTGGCATTTACCTCCAGCAGTACGGCATATTCCCTGACGCTCGGTATTCGCTCGTCCTCCTTGTACTTGCCCGCCAGAATTTCATCGCTCAATCGTTCGGCTATCTGTACGTATATTG from the Segatella copri genome contains:
- a CDS encoding GntR family transcriptional regulator — translated: MNFSNDKAIYVQIAERLSDEILAGKYKEDERIPSVREYAVLLEVNANTTVKAYDLLATDEIIYNKRGLGYFVSAGAKKQIKKTRKKEFMKERLPELARQMQLLDISIDEVKEELEKNLKKIKI
- a CDS encoding ABC transporter ATP-binding protein, producing the protein MSLIHLKGVNKTYQGAQPLHVLKGIDLDIERGEFVSIMGASGSGKSTLLNILGILDNYDTGEYRLNDVLIKDLSETRAAEYRNKMIGFIFQSFNLISFKTAVENVELPLFYQGVSRKKRHELAMEYLDKLGLKQWANHYPNEMSGGQKQRVAIARALITKPEIILADEPTGALDSKTSVEVMDLLKELHQKEGMTIVVVTHESGVANETDKVIHIKDGLIGSIEDNRDHHLVSKDYVK
- a CDS encoding ABC transporter permease is translated as MHMNSSLFTLHSSLLSEVWSTSKRNKLRTSLTGFAVAWGIFMLIFLLGAGNGLINAQLQQSTRFLANSMRVFPGETSKAYKGLKEGRSITLNDKDILISNKTYGQYVDDVGGRLEQYNVNINYGDNYVASQSLVGVAPTHPKIDKTELIAGRFINEIDMKEQRKNVVLSRSQAKELCKDYHSLVGKNVKISNLNFQVVGIYKDDESRNNTEAFIAYSTIKTIYAKGDDAGSLEFTIKNLKTREDNKQFEKNYRASINNNHQAAPDDDRTIWLWNRYMDNIQMNQGIAIMQTALWIVGLFTLLSGIVGVSNIMLITVKERTREFGVRKAIGAKPWSILKLIITESIIITSFFGYIGMVCGVAANEIMDATIGHTTVDTGLFKAAMFVNPTVGIGTCIGATITIVIAGTIAGLIPAIKAARIRPIEALRAE